The window AGTTTCCAGGTGGCGTTTATTGATGCCCTGTACCGTATTGATGGCACACAGGCCAATAATGAGAGGAAAATATGAAAACATATTATCGCGCATTAACCATCGCAGGTTCCGACAGCGGCGGCGGGGCCGGTGTCCAGGCCGATTTGAAAACCTTCAGTGCTTTGGGGGTTTTCGGTATGTCCGCCATCACGGCGCTTACGGCCCAGAACACCCATTCGGTTACAGGAATTTTCCCTGTTTCCCCGGCATTCATCGGAGAACAGATTGACGCCGTGATGGACGATATCGGTACCAATGCCGTGAAAATAGGCATGCTGCATTCGCCTGAAGTCATTGAAATGGTGGCTGACAAACTCAAACAATGGCAGTGTCCCAATGTGGTGCTGGATCCTGTGATGATCTCCAAATCCGGGGACAAACTGCTCCAGGAAGATGCCGTGGCCGCATTGACAAAACACCTGCTTCCTCTGGCCACAGTAATCACCCCGAATCTGCCCGAAGCCTCGGTACTTTTGGGCAAAACCATCGACACCCAGGATAAAATGGAGGATGCAGCCAAGGCCCTTGCAGATCTTGGTGCCGCCAATGTGCTGGTCAAAGGCGGACATCTGGCCTCGGGGCCCGGCATTGATCTGCTCCATGAATCAGCATCCGGCCAGGTAACACGCTATACCGAAGACCGTGTGGACACACAAAACAGCCACGGCACGGGCTGTACCCTGTCATCAGCCATTGCCGCAGGCCTTGCCCGGGGCCTTGATCTGAAAGCCGCCGTTGCCCAGGCCAAAAACTATATCACCGAGGCTTTAAAGGCCGGAGCCGATATTCAAACCGGCTCCGGGCATGGACCGGTCCACCATTTTTATGCGTTGTGGGGCAAGGTGTGAATCCAAAATTCTTGAAACAGTCACACTATCATAATAGAAATTATTCAATATGGTCACTATTATGGATAGGAAGATAGCCATGAAGATAGCCAACATTGCAGAATTGAAAAATAACTTAAGTCAAATCCTTTCCTTTGTGGAAAAGGGAGAAAAAGGGAGAAAAAGTACAGATTTGTAAACGCAATATACCAATCGCATATATCGTACCGCTGGATGAAACAAAGAAAGAGAATGTGACGCAGCTCAATTGCGGGAAAGGAAGTGTCGTTATTAAATCGGATTTAACCGAACCCATGATTCCTGAAGCAGATTGGGAAATGCTAAGCTAATGAAGTTACTCCTTGATACATGCTGTATTATATGGTCTATCTCGGATGCAGACTCTCTCTCCCGGAACGTAAAAAATTTTCTTGAACAAAAAGATGCGGAAATATTCGTTTCTCCGATCAGTGCAGCGGAAATAGCGTGTGCTTCTGAAAGAGGCCGGATTGATCTGGACCGTCACTGGAAGCTTTGGTTTCGATATTTTTATAAGAAAGTCTGTGTAATCGACACAGATCTTTCAACCTTCGTTGTGGGCTGAGCCTGGCAGCTGATATGTCAGGTCAGCCCGTGGCTGTTATAGAAAAGAACGGCTGGACCGTAGAGCCCATTGACCTCAAAACGATTGAAGAGGCCTACTCATTACCGGAAAATTTTCATCCGGATCCTGCTGACCGGATCATTACCGCAAC is drawn from uncultured Desulfobacter sp. and contains these coding sequences:
- the thiD gene encoding bifunctional hydroxymethylpyrimidine kinase/phosphomethylpyrimidine kinase, with translation MKTYYRALTIAGSDSGGGAGVQADLKTFSALGVFGMSAITALTAQNTHSVTGIFPVSPAFIGEQIDAVMDDIGTNAVKIGMLHSPEVIEMVADKLKQWQCPNVVLDPVMISKSGDKLLQEDAVAALTKHLLPLATVITPNLPEASVLLGKTIDTQDKMEDAAKALADLGAANVLVKGGHLASGPGIDLLHESASGQVTRYTEDRVDTQNSHGTGCTLSSAIAAGLARGLDLKAAVAQAKNYITEALKAGADIQTGSGHGPVHHFYALWGKV
- a CDS encoding PIN domain-containing protein, which encodes MSGQPVAVIEKNGWTVEPIDLKTIEEAYSLPENFHPDPADRIITATARLKNYILLTADRKILDYPHVNAVW